The following coding sequences are from one Lycium ferocissimum isolate CSIRO_LF1 chromosome 3, AGI_CSIRO_Lferr_CH_V1, whole genome shotgun sequence window:
- the LOC132050514 gene encoding large ribosomal subunit protein uL16-like has protein sequence MGRRPARCYRQIKNKPYPKSRFCRGVPDPKIRIYDVGMKKKGVDEFPFCVHLVSWEKENVSSEALEAARIACNKYMTKSAGKDAFHLRVRVHPFHVLRINKMLSCAGADRLQTGMRGAFGKPQGVCARVAIGQVLLSVRCKDGNANHAQEALRRAKFKFPGRQKIIVSRKWGFTKFSRTDYLRYKSENRIVNDGVNAKLLGCHGRLAARQPGRAFLEAATSS, from the exons GACCTGCAAGGTGTTACCGCCAGATTAAGAACAAGCCTTACCCAAAATCACGGTTTTGCCGTGGTGTTCCTGATCCAAAAATCAGGATCTACGATGTGGGTATGAAGAAGAAGGGAGTTGATGAATTTCCTTTCTGTGTGCATTTGGTCAGTTGGGAGAAGGAGAATGTTTCAAGTGAGGCACTTGAAGCTGCTCGTATTGCTTGCAACAAGTACATGACCAAGTCCGCTGGAAAGGATGCTTTCCACCTAAGGGTTAGGGTCCATCCCTTCCATGTTTTGCGAATTAACAAGATGTTGTCGTGTGCTGGGGCTGATAGGCTCCAAACTGGTATGAGGGGTGCTTTTGGTAAGCCACAGGGTGTCTGTGCCCGTGTTGCTATTGGTCAAGTTCTTCTCTCTGTTCGCTGCAAAGATGGCAACGCTAACCATGCTCAAGAGGCTCTTCGTCGTGCAAAGTTTAAGTTCCCTGGCCGACAAAAGATCATTGTCAGCAGAAAGTG GGGGTTCACTAAGTTCAGCCGTACCGATTATCTGAGGTACAAGTCTGAGAACCGTATTGTAAACGACGGTGTCAATGCCAAG CTTCTTGGATGCCATGGACGTCTTGCTGCACGTCAACCTGGAAGAGCTTTTTTGGAAGCAGCGACTTCAAGTTGA